The Schistocerca gregaria isolate iqSchGreg1 chromosome 4, iqSchGreg1.2, whole genome shotgun sequence genome contains a region encoding:
- the LOC126266969 gene encoding uncharacterized protein LOC126266969, which translates to MRQFSVFCLTVVVAATCAAILSASPVASPEAPPAPATEAPVIATVEDLGPGAVLQDYEEEYEDADALADGDPEGEDMEAAGALIFRPLFAYRRKMERQARRRRERAHRSYHHQPHYSHGRHYHY; encoded by the exons ATGCGTCAGTTCTCG GTGTTCTGTCTGACGGTGGTGGTGGCGGCCACCTGCGCGGCGATCCTCTCCGCGAGCCCCGTGGCGTCACCAGAGGCGCCCCCTGCCCCAGCGACAGAGGCGCCGGTGATAGCGACGGTTGAGGACTTGGGTCCAGGCGCAGTGCTGCAGGACTATGAGGAGGAGTACGAGGACGCGGACGCGCTAGCGGACGGGGATCCGGAGGGTGAGGACATGGAGGCGGCGGGGGCGCTCATCTTCCGACCGCTGTTCGCCTACCGGCGCAAGATGGAGCGGCAGGCGCGCCGCCGCAGGGAGCGGGCCCACCGATCCTACCACCACCAGCCGCACTACAGCCACGgccgccactaccactactaa